The Harpia harpyja isolate bHarHar1 chromosome 10, bHarHar1 primary haplotype, whole genome shotgun sequence genome includes a region encoding these proteins:
- the RAB11FIP2 gene encoding rab11 family-interacting protein 2: MMLAEQAQKWFPTHVQVTVLQAKGLKPKGKNGSNDAYTIIQLGKEKYSTSVAEKTLDPVWKEEASFELPGLLMQENPEKYILYLIVMHRSLVGLDKFLGQVAISLNDIFEDKQRRKTEWFHLESRQGKRTKDRGEIKVNIQFMRNNMTASMFDLSMKDKTKSPFAKLKDKMKGRKNDGTFSDTSSAIIPSTHIPNANIEVCSGEVQMKSKPKKPFLLGPQRLSSAHSMSDLTGSHVYSEKMKSSTVGYSHLFRRQLDSFGSVDEGGSLKSPHRRTLSVDTSKMNQLDSTVDETALEAQNDPFTNVSASLPQKFATLPRQKNPFEESPATWDQNISLFSKPVEIRKEIKKEKKEKVSLFERVTGKKDSKRSDKLSNGGSDSSTDLKSPSAFGETHQESFDYDSTNPFMTNFKPTSMLPSSSFNMNPSGIEDLKKTMDGNPFDATAGYRNLTYEEVLQELVKHKEQLKKKDTHIRELEDYIDNLLVRVMEETPSILRVPYEPSRKAGKFSKS; this comes from the exons ATGATGTTGGCAGAGCAAGCCCAGAAGTGGTTCCCAACTCACGTGCAAGTGACGGTCCTGCAAGCCAAAGGCCTGAAGCCGAAAGGTAAAAATGGCAGCAACGATGCCTACACCATCATACAGCTGGGCAAGGAGAAGTACTCCACCTCGGTGGCTGAGAAGACCCTGGATCCCGTCTGGAAAGAAGAGGCCTCCTTCGAGCTCCCTGGATTACTCATGCAGGAGAATCCAGAAAAATACATCCTGTACCTGATTGTCATGCACAGGTCGCTGGTGGGGCTGGACAAGTTCTTGGGACAGGTGGCGATAAGTCTGAATGATATATTTGAAGACAAGCAAAGACGGAAAACAGA gTGGTTTCACCTAGAGTCCAGACAAGGGAAGAGAACTaaagacagaggagaaataaagGTCAATATTCAGTTTATGAGGAATAACATGACAGCAAGTATGTTTGATTTGTCAATGAAGGACAAAACCAAATCCCCTTTTGCTAAACTAAAAGACAAAATGAAGGGTCGAAAAAATGATGGGACATTTTCGGATACATCCTCTGCAATCATCCCAAGTACTCACATACCTAATGCAAACATAGAGGTATGTAGTGGTGAAGTACAgatgaaatcaaaaccaaaaaaacctttccTTTTGGGACCTCAGCGGCTATCCTCAGCTCATTCGATGTCAGATTTAACAGGCTCACATGTCTActcagaaaaaatgaaatccagCACAGTTGGCTACTCTCATCTTTTCAGGCGTCAGCTAGACTCTTTTGGTTCCGTTGATGAAGGTG GGAGTCTAAAATCTCCACATAGAAGGACATTAAGTGTTGATACTTCTAAAATGAACCAGCTTGACAGCACAGTTGATGAAACTGCACTTGAAGCACAAAATGACCCATTTACGAATGTGAGTGCTTCGTTACCCCAAAAATTTGCTACACTGCCAAGACAGAAGAATCCATTTGAAGAAAGCCCAGCAACATGGGATCAAAACATAAGTCTGTTTTCCAAACCTGttgaaatcagaaaagaaattaaaaaagagaaaaaagagaaagttagTCTTTTTGAAAgagtgactggaaaaaaagatagcaagaggTCAGATAAACTTAGCAATGGGGGATCAGACAGTTCTACTGACTTGAAATCACCTAGTGCGTTTGGTGAAACTCATCAGGAGAGTTTTGATTATGATTCGACTAATCCGTTTATGACAAACTTCAAGCCTACAAGCATGTTGCCATCTTCAAG TTTTAATATGAATCCTTCTGGCATTGAGGACCTCAAGAAAACAATG GATGGAAATCCTTTCGACGCCACTGCAGGATACCGTAACCTTACTTATGAAGAGGTTTTGCAGGAGCTGGTGAAACATAAAGAGCAACTTAAGAAGAAAGACACCCATATTCGTGAACTTGAGGATTACATTGATAATCTTCTTGTACGAGTAATGGAAGAAACACCTAGTATTCTCAGAGTGCCATATGAACCTTCTCGAAAAGCTGGCAAATTTTCCAAAAGCTAA